The following are from one region of the Eubacterium sp. MSJ-33 genome:
- the argJ gene encoding bifunctional ornithine acetyltransferase/N-acetylglutamate synthase, with protein MKQIEGGVTAAKGYTTAGTRAGIKKGKTNKDMAMIFSEKPAVTAGTFTKNLVKAAPVLWDKKVTDAGVAQAVVINTGIANACTGQAGYENAVETAKMAGEALNISSDTVLVASTGVIGFTLPMDVIAGGVKKLSGMLKSDVQSAQDAAEAILTTDTHPKQIAYETTIGGKTVTFGAMCKGSGMIHPNMGTMLGFIMTDAAISKELLDKALKGSIEDTFNMVSVDGDTSTNDTVLVMANGMAGNPEITEENDDYEVFKEALLAVNTYLAKQIAGDGEGASRLFEVQVKHAKDKQTAKVLAKSIITSNLTKCAIFGRDANWGRILCAMGYSGAQFDPLKVDIVMASEKGEITLVENGVATAFDEEKAAKILSPDVVIAKVDVRDGDAQATAWGCDLTYDYVKINADYRS; from the coding sequence ATGAAACAAATCGAGGGCGGCGTAACCGCTGCAAAGGGATATACAACGGCCGGCACAAGAGCCGGAATCAAAAAAGGAAAGACAAACAAGGATATGGCGATGATATTCTCCGAGAAGCCGGCGGTAACCGCAGGAACCTTCACGAAGAACCTTGTTAAGGCAGCTCCGGTGCTCTGGGATAAGAAGGTGACAGATGCAGGTGTGGCACAGGCAGTCGTAATAAATACCGGTATTGCAAATGCATGTACCGGACAGGCAGGATATGAGAATGCTGTCGAGACAGCGAAAATGGCTGGTGAGGCTTTGAATATTTCATCTGATACGGTGTTAGTAGCATCAACCGGTGTCATCGGATTTACATTGCCGATGGATGTGATCGCGGGTGGTGTGAAGAAGCTTTCCGGTATGCTGAAAAGCGATGTACAGTCTGCGCAGGATGCCGCAGAAGCAATTCTTACAACCGATACGCATCCGAAGCAGATCGCCTATGAGACAACGATTGGTGGAAAGACTGTTACATTCGGTGCGATGTGTAAGGGCTCCGGCATGATTCATCCGAACATGGGAACGATGCTTGGATTCATCATGACAGATGCGGCAATCTCGAAAGAATTGCTGGACAAGGCGCTGAAGGGTTCCATCGAAGACACATTTAACATGGTATCGGTGGACGGTGATACATCAACGAATGATACCGTGTTAGTGATGGCAAATGGTATGGCGGGCAACCCGGAGATTACTGAGGAAAACGACGATTACGAGGTGTTCAAGGAGGCACTGCTTGCAGTGAATACCTACCTGGCAAAGCAGATTGCCGGTGACGGTGAGGGTGCAAGCCGTCTGTTTGAGGTGCAGGTAAAACATGCAAAGGATAAGCAGACTGCCAAGGTACTTGCAAAGTCAATCATTACCTCGAATCTGACGAAGTGTGCGATCTTCGGAAGGGATGCAAACTGGGGAAGAATCCTCTGTGCAATGGGATATTCGGGCGCACAGTTTGATCCGCTCAAGGTCGATATCGTGATGGCATCTGAAAAGGGCGAGATTACATTGGTTGAAAATGGTGTGGCAACTGCTTTTGATGAGGAGAAGGCGGCCAAGATTTTATCGCCGGATGTTGTAATCGCGAAGGTCGATGTCCGTGATGGTGATGCCCAGGCGACCGCGTGGGGCTGTGACCTCACCTATGATTATGTGAAAATCAATGCAGATTATCGTTCGTAA
- the argC gene encoding N-acetyl-gamma-glutamyl-phosphate reductase translates to MVKVGIIGATGYAGQELVRILLGHKDAEIVWYGSRSYIDQEYASVYRNMFQLVDAKCMDDNMDELSKQADVIFTATPQGLCASLVNEQILSNTKIVDLSADFRIKDVATYEKWYNLEHKSPQFIDEAVYGLCEINREDIKKARLIANPGCYTTCSILSLYPLVKERLVDVDTIIVDAKSGTSGAGRGAKVANLYCEVNESIKAYGVTTHRHTPEIEEQLGYAYDGTPLTINFTPHLVPMNRGILVTAYAKLVKDVSYEDIKAVYDKYYGKERFVRVLEKGVCPETRWVEGSNYVDVNFVIDPRTKRVVVMGAMDNLVKGAAGQAVQNMNLIMGLPEEEGLLMPPMFP, encoded by the coding sequence ATGGTAAAAGTCGGAATTATAGGGGCAACCGGATATGCCGGTCAGGAATTAGTACGTATTTTGCTGGGACATAAGGACGCGGAGATCGTCTGGTATGGTTCCAGAAGTTATATCGATCAGGAATACGCATCTGTATATCGAAACATGTTTCAGTTAGTGGATGCAAAATGTATGGATGACAATATGGATGAACTCAGTAAGCAGGCGGATGTAATCTTTACTGCAACACCGCAGGGACTTTGTGCATCGCTTGTAAATGAGCAGATCTTATCGAATACGAAGATTGTGGATCTGTCTGCAGATTTCCGTATTAAGGATGTAGCGACGTATGAGAAATGGTACAATTTAGAGCACAAGAGTCCACAGTTCATTGATGAGGCAGTGTATGGTCTGTGCGAGATCAACCGTGAGGATATCAAGAAGGCGCGTCTGATCGCGAATCCGGGCTGCTATACAACCTGTTCAATTCTTTCGTTGTATCCACTTGTTAAGGAGCGTCTGGTTGATGTAGATACGATTATTGTGGATGCGAAATCCGGAACATCCGGTGCCGGACGTGGTGCCAAGGTCGCAAACCTCTACTGCGAAGTAAATGAAAGCATCAAGGCATACGGCGTGACGACACACCGGCATACACCGGAGATCGAGGAACAGCTTGGCTATGCTTACGATGGCACACCGCTCACGATCAACTTTACACCACATCTCGTGCCGATGAACCGTGGCATTTTAGTAACAGCATATGCAAAGCTTGTGAAGGATGTCTCTTATGAGGATATCAAGGCAGTGTATGATAAATATTATGGTAAGGAGCGCTTCGTGCGTGTGCTTGAAAAGGGTGTCTGCCCGGAGACACGCTGGGTAGAAGGCAGTAACTACGTGGATGTGAACTTTGTGATTGATCCACGTACGAAACGTGTGGTTGTGATGGGAGCAATGGACAATCTGGTGAAGGGGGCTGCCGGACAGGCGGTCCAGAACATGAATCTGATCATGGGCTTACCGGAAGAAGAAGGACTTCTGATGCCTCCAATGTTCCCATAA
- a CDS encoding argininosuccinate synthase: MGKEKVILAYSGGLDTTAIIPWLKETYNFDVVCVCIDVGQESELEGLDERAKYSGAEKLYILDVVDEFCDEYILPGVKANATYEYEYLLGTSFARPLIAKKLVEIARKEGATTICHGATGKGNDQVRFEINIKALAPDLNVIATWRQPEWTMQSREDEIAFCKKHGIDLPFDVTTSYSRDRNIWHISHEGLELEDPSLEPNWDHLLVLGTYPEKAPDEAEYVTVNFEKGVPTAVNGKQMKMSDVVRELNRLGGKHGVGIVDIVENRVVGMKSRGVYETPGGTILLAAHKQLEELILDRDTLAFKKTVSDKYADLVYEGKWFCPLREALQAFIESTQDRITGEVKFKLYKGNIIKAGTTSPYTLYSESLASFTTGDLYDHHDAEGFIHLFGLSMKVRAMLDQKREEKDKNNDK; encoded by the coding sequence ATGGGCAAAGAGAAAGTAATTCTTGCGTATTCCGGTGGTCTGGACACCACTGCAATTATCCCTTGGTTAAAGGAAACTTACAATTTCGACGTTGTATGTGTATGTATTGATGTCGGACAGGAAAGCGAGTTAGAGGGACTCGATGAGAGAGCAAAATATTCAGGAGCTGAAAAACTCTACATCCTGGATGTTGTCGATGAATTCTGTGATGAGTACATCCTTCCGGGTGTAAAGGCAAATGCAACTTACGAGTATGAGTATCTGCTTGGTACTTCTTTTGCAAGACCTTTGATTGCAAAGAAGCTGGTAGAGATCGCACGTAAGGAAGGTGCTACAACGATCTGCCACGGTGCTACCGGTAAGGGAAATGATCAGGTTCGTTTCGAGATCAATATCAAGGCACTTGCACCAGACTTAAATGTCATCGCAACATGGAGACAGCCGGAGTGGACGATGCAGTCCCGCGAAGATGAAATTGCATTCTGCAAAAAGCACGGTATCGATCTTCCATTTGATGTGACAACATCTTACAGCCGTGACCGTAATATCTGGCATATCAGCCACGAAGGTCTGGAACTTGAAGACCCATCCTTAGAGCCAAACTGGGATCACCTCCTTGTACTTGGTACTTATCCTGAGAAGGCACCGGATGAGGCTGAATATGTAACTGTAAACTTCGAGAAGGGAGTTCCTACCGCAGTCAACGGCAAACAGATGAAGATGTCTGACGTAGTCCGTGAACTGAACCGTCTCGGCGGCAAGCATGGTGTTGGTATCGTAGATATCGTAGAAAACCGTGTCGTAGGTATGAAATCCCGTGGTGTCTATGAGACCCCTGGTGGAACAATCCTGTTAGCAGCTCACAAGCAGTTGGAAGAGCTGATTCTCGACAGAGACACTCTTGCATTTAAGAAGACAGTTTCTGATAAGTATGCAGATCTTGTATACGAAGGAAAATGGTTCTGCCCACTCCGTGAAGCATTGCAGGCATTCATCGAGAGCACACAGGATCGTATCACAGGCGAAGTAAAGTTCAAGCTTTACAAGGGCAACATCATTAAGGCTGGTACAACTTCTCCTTATACACTTTACTCCGAGTCACTTGCAAGCTTTACAACCGGCGATTTGTACGATCATCACGATGCAGAAGGCTTCATCCATCTGTTCGGTCTTTCTATGAAGGTTCGTGCAATGCTCGACCAGAAGCGTGAGGAAAAGGATAAGAATAACGACAAATAA
- a CDS encoding glycosyltransferase family 2 protein, translated as MRQINRIAAVVVTYNRKELLRECLQALLAQSMNQLDILLIDNASTDGTHEFVEDIIEANDTISYINTGSNLGGAGGFHYGLKEAYNRGYEYMWIMDDDTIATPDALKNLLVADRKLKGKYGFLASCVLWTDGSYCNMNKPIIDQKESVDEFEMMGQGIVRVCKATFVSLFFKRKTIERVGLPLKEYFIWGDDQEYTLRISRRIPSYFVTDSKVIHKMKNNKGSDISVDDYERIDRYELAFRNDGCTAYRNGIMYILSYFELVAYMYKKILCEKGNGYKCKRMWVLTKGFVKGLFFRPQIEYVDEKRKDLKK; from the coding sequence ATGAGACAGATTAATCGAATTGCAGCGGTGGTTGTGACATATAACCGGAAAGAACTTTTGCGGGAGTGCCTGCAGGCGTTACTTGCACAGAGCATGAATCAGTTAGATATTTTGCTGATTGACAATGCAAGCACGGATGGCACGCATGAATTTGTAGAAGATATCATTGAGGCTAATGATACAATCAGCTATATCAATACAGGAAGCAATCTTGGAGGTGCAGGTGGATTCCATTATGGTTTGAAAGAGGCATATAATCGTGGATATGAGTATATGTGGATTATGGACGATGATACGATTGCGACACCGGATGCACTCAAAAATCTACTTGTTGCAGACCGGAAGCTGAAAGGCAAGTACGGATTTCTGGCAAGCTGCGTATTGTGGACAGATGGAAGCTATTGCAATATGAACAAACCAATTATCGATCAGAAAGAATCTGTAGATGAATTCGAGATGATGGGACAGGGCATCGTTCGTGTATGTAAGGCGACATTTGTATCATTGTTCTTCAAACGTAAGACAATCGAGCGGGTAGGACTTCCGCTGAAAGAGTACTTTATCTGGGGGGATGATCAGGAATATACACTTCGTATATCCAGACGGATTCCATCCTATTTCGTCACAGACAGTAAAGTGATTCATAAGATGAAGAACAATAAGGGATCGGATATCAGTGTGGATGATTATGAGCGTATTGATCGTTATGAGCTGGCGTTTCGGAATGATGGCTGTACGGCATATCGAAATGGAATTATGTACATTCTCAGTTATTTTGAACTTGTTGCATATATGTACAAGAAGATTCTCTGTGAAAAGGGAAATGGTTATAAATGCAAGCGTATGTGGGTTCTTACAAAGGGATTTGTAAAAGGACTGTTCTTCCGTCCGCAGATTGAATATGTGGATGAGAAACGGAAAGACTTAAAGAAATAA
- a CDS encoding glycosyltransferase family 2 protein, which yields MKYGVVIVTYNRLELLKECVEQCLNQTVPFERIVIVNNCSTDGTKEYLEQYNENPEFVISNQTENLGGAGGFRVGLALAQQEDLDWILIIDDDAMIASDYIRQCDKIIRRRPNMVACSGTVYTQGKIQTSHRRVIVNQLLCLEKNVPLSAYEQKSFHYDLATFCGLMVRGDILRKIGLPKSEYFIWYDDTEYSMRLRQYGGIVNINAAHLNHKTVLPTGKQAGFFARMSWRTYYGHRNRLDAVKAHCKPVTTAVIIAEFLVFIACGYGMQLIPSKRKQGRYIVRMLRDALKDGYHGVLGKNEKYSPN from the coding sequence ATGAAATACGGAGTCGTAATTGTAACCTATAACCGGCTTGAACTGTTGAAGGAGTGCGTGGAACAGTGTCTGAATCAGACGGTTCCGTTTGAGCGGATTGTGATAGTCAATAACTGCAGTACGGATGGAACGAAGGAATATCTGGAACAGTACAATGAAAATCCGGAATTTGTGATTTCGAACCAGACAGAGAATCTTGGTGGTGCAGGAGGATTCCGGGTAGGACTTGCGCTTGCACAGCAAGAAGATCTGGATTGGATTTTGATTATTGACGATGATGCGATGATTGCATCTGATTATATCAGGCAATGTGATAAGATAATCCGGCGCCGTCCGAACATGGTTGCATGTTCGGGTACGGTATATACACAAGGAAAGATTCAAACGAGTCATCGGCGTGTAATCGTAAACCAGTTGCTATGTCTGGAGAAAAATGTACCGTTATCTGCATATGAGCAAAAAAGCTTCCATTATGATCTGGCAACGTTCTGCGGATTGATGGTTCGAGGCGATATCCTGCGGAAGATTGGTCTTCCGAAATCAGAATATTTTATCTGGTACGATGACACGGAATATTCGATGCGGCTGCGCCAATATGGAGGTATCGTGAATATCAATGCGGCACATCTGAACCATAAAACTGTATTGCCGACAGGAAAGCAGGCAGGTTTTTTTGCCCGTATGAGCTGGAGAACATATTATGGACACCGGAATCGATTGGATGCGGTGAAGGCACATTGCAAGCCGGTCACAACGGCTGTGATTATTGCGGAGTTTTTGGTATTTATTGCATGTGGATATGGAATGCAGTTGATTCCGTCCAAGCGGAAACAGGGCAGATATATCGTGCGGATGCTTCGTGATGCTTTGAAAGACGGCTATCACGGTGTGCTTGGTAAAAATGAGAAATATAGTCCAAACTAA
- a CDS encoding glycosyltransferase family 2 protein, with protein sequence MRDEIFAFVLLHYNEPHVTEMSVESILNNTENDTVEIVIVDNCSPDGSGKLLAAEYKENSHIKVLCAQSNLGFAKGNNLGYKYARDVLKADYICVMNNDVLLLQPDFLQRVKAEYKASGCGIIGPHITLLNGYTNYMYLKIHSRTYFEKELEKSKRMYRYYMSKLFPIRNIINQVLDQTVLKHKKRKMQEDSLDDRIDMAVASKQRHRNIVLHGCCLILTPVYIRKFEDAFDDRTFMFREEELLYLRCRRNQVETVYEPSIDILHLEDMSTNATFKKNNKREAFKWKCQIDSLQILLEEIK encoded by the coding sequence ATGCGTGATGAGATATTTGCATTTGTGTTACTTCACTATAATGAACCACACGTCACAGAGATGAGTGTGGAGTCTATCTTGAATAATACAGAAAATGACACAGTCGAAATAGTCATAGTTGACAATTGTTCCCCGGATGGTTCTGGCAAGTTGTTAGCGGCGGAGTACAAAGAGAATAGTCACATCAAAGTATTATGTGCACAAAGCAATCTAGGTTTTGCCAAAGGAAACAATCTTGGGTATAAATATGCAAGGGATGTTCTGAAAGCGGATTATATCTGCGTGATGAACAATGATGTCTTGCTGTTGCAGCCGGATTTTCTGCAACGAGTGAAAGCGGAATATAAAGCATCAGGCTGTGGGATTATAGGACCACATATAACGTTGTTAAATGGATATACAAATTACATGTATTTAAAGATCCATTCCAGAACGTATTTCGAGAAGGAATTGGAAAAATCAAAAAGAATGTATCGATATTATATGTCCAAGCTTTTTCCGATTCGAAACATAATCAATCAGGTGCTTGATCAGACAGTATTGAAACATAAGAAACGCAAAATGCAGGAGGATAGCCTGGATGACAGGATAGACATGGCTGTAGCAAGCAAGCAGCGTCATAGAAACATTGTATTACATGGATGCTGTCTGATTCTAACCCCTGTATATATTCGGAAATTTGAAGATGCGTTTGATGACCGGACATTTATGTTCCGGGAGGAAGAACTGTTATATTTGCGGTGTAGAAGAAATCAGGTGGAAACAGTCTATGAACCATCCATTGATATTCTGCATTTGGAGGATATGTCAACGAACGCGACTTTCAAGAAAAATAATAAAAGAGAAGCGTTTAAATGGAAGTGTCAGATAGATTCTCTGCAGATATTATTGGAGGAAATAAAATGA
- a CDS encoding glycosyltransferase family 4 protein, whose product MKIALIASDNNATSGAFLSMTNLALQLNQLGVETIIVIPPDGPFVGPGDGEAILKEKGLRYYVVPSISWVVPGWYPSSMLVSLGQVKHILKNKVYARELTKILKAEHVDLVHINTSYSCFGAFAAKRAGIPYVWHIREFLEEDQGNRFYFPRYSHRLMSRASLVIAISNSIYEKYSKVITKEKIKVIYNGIDTEQFYMPGRHIFKDSRITLCYVGGLSELKGTDDLIEACRLLNARGYKDSYRLLIAGRGNEAYEAQLRDRINQYELDNIEMLGFRTDVPQVMEQADVSIVTSRCEAFGRVTVEAMLTGNLVLGADSAGTKELLQDGKLGVLYECGNPESIKEQVIFIIENCDSLTDKADVARTYMREHMSARKNAENIYREYRRILGE is encoded by the coding sequence ATGAAGATAGCATTGATTGCCTCAGATAACAATGCAACATCGGGTGCATTTCTGAGCATGACAAATCTGGCATTACAATTAAATCAACTGGGTGTGGAAACAATTATTGTAATTCCTCCGGATGGACCATTTGTCGGACCGGGAGATGGAGAAGCAATTTTGAAGGAAAAGGGATTGCGGTATTATGTTGTTCCATCTATTTCCTGGGTTGTACCAGGGTGGTATCCATCGTCAATGCTGGTTTCGCTTGGTCAGGTAAAACATATACTGAAAAACAAGGTATATGCGCGTGAATTGACGAAGATATTGAAAGCGGAACATGTAGATCTGGTGCATATCAATACATCTTATAGTTGCTTTGGGGCATTTGCGGCAAAACGGGCAGGAATACCATATGTATGGCATATTCGCGAGTTTTTGGAGGAGGATCAGGGAAACCGTTTTTATTTTCCACGTTATTCACATCGATTGATGAGCCGTGCGAGTCTGGTTATAGCAATCTCAAACAGTATCTACGAGAAGTATAGCAAAGTAATTACAAAAGAAAAAATAAAAGTAATTTATAATGGTATTGATACGGAGCAGTTTTACATGCCGGGAAGGCATATTTTTAAAGATTCGCGAATCACGTTGTGCTATGTAGGTGGATTATCCGAATTAAAGGGAACAGATGATCTGATTGAAGCGTGCAGACTGTTGAATGCCCGGGGATACAAGGATTCCTATCGTCTATTGATTGCGGGAAGAGGTAATGAAGCTTACGAAGCACAGTTAAGAGATAGAATAAATCAATATGAGCTGGATAACATAGAGATGCTTGGTTTTCGGACGGATGTGCCGCAAGTGATGGAACAGGCGGATGTGTCGATTGTAACGTCCCGTTGTGAAGCGTTTGGACGAGTGACGGTAGAGGCTATGTTAACAGGAAATCTTGTATTAGGCGCGGATTCGGCAGGTACAAAAGAACTTTTGCAGGACGGAAAGCTTGGAGTTTTGTATGAATGTGGCAATCCGGAAAGTATTAAGGAGCAGGTTATTTTTATTATCGAGAATTGTGATAGCCTGACAGACAAGGCAGATGTTGCGCGTACCTATATGCGGGAACATATGTCTGCAAGGAAAAATGCGGAGAATATCTATCGGGAATACCGGAGAATATTAGGAGAATAG
- a CDS encoding IS3 family transposase (programmed frameshift), translating into MAKYSFEFKKKVVIAYLNGEGGYNYLAQKYNVKNKRQVLNWVDYYNKFGDAGLMRSREKKNYSFEFKLHVVELYLSSEVSYQELALSQGINNAAMIAQWVQGFRIAGPDALRPKKKGRKKTLNQKDNHKTKTSSFEERAVDTSAEHVKELEDELLKLRIENAFFKRTEETAFRGRSKNERCARVIHSLRREFKLKDLLSYTGMPKATYMYWQKRFDRENPDAELEAKMLELHAEHKDYGYRRMKAELCNQGYVVNKKKVQKLMQRLNLQVTSFTRKSRKYSSYRGKVGTVAPNRIRRRFHTNIPHQKITTDTTEFKYYEIDEKGRMVMQKLYLDPFMDMYNGEIISFGIDKRPSAQSVMTALEEAITITSDCRFRRTFHSDQGWAYQMKTYSHRLRENRIFQSMSRKGNCYDNSVMENFFGLLKQEIYYGVVYYSFDELKLAIEKYIKYYNEKRIKEKLGWLSPVQYRKRLLAA; encoded by the exons ATGGCAAAATATAGTTTTGAATTTAAGAAAAAAGTAGTAATTGCTTATTTGAACGGCGAAGGAGGGTACAACTATCTAGCACAAAAGTACAATGTAAAAAACAAAAGACAAGTGTTAAATTGGGTGGACTATTATAATAAATTCGGCGATGCTGGTTTGATGCGATCAAGAGAAAAAAAGAATTATTCTTTTGAATTTAAGCTTCATGTGGTAGAGTTATATTTATCAAGTGAGGTTTCATATCAGGAGTTAGCATTGTCTCAAGGAATAAATAATGCAGCAATGATTGCTCAATGGGTTCAAGGCTTTCGGATTGCTGGTCCTGACGCATTGAGACCTAAGAAGAAAGGTCGTAAGAAAACATTGAATCAAAAAGACAATCATAAAACTAAAACCTCTTCGTTTGAAGAGCGTGCAGTGGATACCAGCGCAGAACATGTCAAAGAACTTGAAGATGAGTTATTAAAGTTAAGGATAGAGAACGCCTTTT TTAAAAGAACTGAGGAGACTGCGTTTAGAGGACGAAGCAAAAATGAGAGATGTGCAAGAGTCATCCACAGCCTCCGAAGAGAATTCAAACTAAAAGATCTTCTCTCATATACAGGTATGCCGAAAGCAACCTACATGTACTGGCAAAAGCGATTTGATAGAGAAAATCCGGATGCTGAATTAGAGGCTAAAATGCTAGAACTACACGCAGAGCACAAAGACTACGGCTATCGAAGAATGAAGGCAGAATTATGCAATCAAGGCTACGTGGTGAATAAAAAGAAAGTACAGAAGTTAATGCAACGACTAAATCTTCAAGTGACATCTTTCACTAGAAAATCTCGTAAGTATAGCTCTTATCGTGGAAAAGTGGGAACAGTTGCTCCGAATAGAATTAGACGACGATTTCACACCAATATACCGCATCAGAAGATTACAACAGATACAACAGAGTTTAAGTATTACGAGATAGATGAAAAAGGACGAATGGTGATGCAGAAGTTATATCTTGACCCATTTATGGATATGTATAATGGAGAAATCATAAGCTTTGGTATTGATAAACGACCATCTGCACAAAGTGTAATGACTGCTCTGGAAGAAGCAATCACAATCACTTCTGATTGTCGGTTTAGGAGAACATTTCACTCGGATCAAGGGTGGGCATATCAGATGAAGACTTACTCTCATAGATTAAGAGAAAATCGTATTTTTCAAAGTATGTCACGGAAAGGGAACTGCTATGATAATTCTGTTATGGAGAACTTCTTTGGATTATTAAAACAGGAAATATACTATGGTGTTGTATACTATAGCTTTGATGAACTTAAATTGGCGATTGAAAAATATATCAAGTATTACAATGAAAAACGTATCAAAGAGAAACTAGGATGGCTCAGCCCTGTACAATACAGGAAACGCCTCTTGGCTGCATAA
- a CDS encoding cell wall hydrolase: protein MSRRTKLKVRNMRLFLAKNVFNSRYIVRNILAFTIMVTVVASCVGAALVIGDKKAAKKSETAVATGYVEEVVTLDGSVVAMNPSGTNMLRADLESVMTAGKEAKEKEVVAAAASEFANKFAANRDDVNIRAEASTDAELVGHMNIGACGDIVSQADGWVQISSGEVNGYVKAEYVTLGEEAYALAKQYYSATAVAKEDGVNLRAAADKNADVIGAVYENVTYTVTPEKSTDAWVCLQVATGAEGYASTDYMEVTEGYRVAEKVDGTQEEAEAAASEETTTEQKKVTGSVEENKSTTEKAPTTQQTTTEATTQTSNSSNIGSSSRTPVSLSDADINLMASIMTLECGNESYEGQLAVANVILNRLQSGAWGSTISSVVYATNQFSVVSDSRLQGLIQNGAQASCIQAAREACAGNNNIGDLKSFRPARNVDTSTLGTYKQIGNHVFF, encoded by the coding sequence ATGAGTAGAAGAACGAAGTTAAAAGTACGAAATATGCGGTTATTCTTAGCAAAGAATGTATTTAACAGTCGTTACATAGTTAGAAATATTTTAGCATTTACCATTATGGTGACAGTGGTTGCTTCCTGTGTAGGTGCAGCACTTGTGATCGGTGATAAAAAGGCAGCGAAGAAGTCTGAGACAGCAGTTGCTACCGGTTACGTGGAAGAGGTTGTAACTCTGGATGGCTCCGTTGTAGCGATGAACCCATCCGGAACGAATATGCTTCGTGCGGATCTGGAATCCGTAATGACAGCGGGAAAAGAAGCAAAAGAAAAAGAAGTGGTTGCTGCGGCTGCGTCTGAGTTTGCAAACAAGTTTGCAGCCAATCGTGATGATGTCAATATTCGTGCAGAGGCATCTACTGATGCAGAGCTTGTAGGACATATGAACATCGGCGCTTGCGGAGATATCGTTTCGCAGGCAGATGGCTGGGTTCAGATATCATCCGGTGAAGTAAATGGATATGTCAAAGCAGAATATGTAACGCTTGGCGAAGAAGCATATGCGCTGGCTAAACAGTATTATTCAGCAACTGCAGTGGCAAAGGAAGATGGTGTAAATCTTCGTGCGGCAGCAGATAAGAATGCAGACGTAATCGGAGCGGTTTATGAGAATGTAACATATACTGTTACACCGGAGAAATCAACGGATGCATGGGTGTGTCTTCAGGTAGCAACTGGCGCTGAAGGATATGCCAGCACAGATTACATGGAAGTAACCGAAGGCTACCGGGTGGCAGAAAAGGTGGATGGTACACAGGAAGAAGCAGAGGCTGCAGCTTCGGAAGAAACTACAACAGAACAGAAGAAAGTAACTGGAAGTGTAGAAGAAAATAAGAGTACAACAGAAAAGGCTCCTACAACACAGCAGACAACAACAGAAGCTACAACACAGACAAGCAACAGTTCCAATATTGGTTCTTCGTCCAGAACGCCGGTATCGTTGAGCGATGCGGATATCAATCTGATGGCATCTATTATGACATTGGAATGTGGAAACGAATCATACGAAGGACAGCTTGCGGTAGCAAATGTTATTTTAAACCGTTTACAGTCAGGTGCATGGGGCAGTACAATCAGCAGTGTTGTATATGCTACGAATCAGTTCAGCGTTGTATCAGATTCAAGATTGCAGGGATTGATTCAGAATGGCGCACAGGCAAGCTGTATTCAGGCAGCCAGAGAGGCGTGTGCGGGAAACAATAATATTGGAGATCTTAAATCATTCCGACCTGCAAGAAATGTAGATACAAGTACACTTGGTACTTACAAGCAGATTGGAAATCATGTATTCTTCTAG